In Campylobacter vicugnae, a genomic segment contains:
- a CDS encoding motility associated factor glycosyltransferase family protein, which yields MLENKNHKKIVVFEPELEIFFIVFHLNDFSKDIKDDRFLTFCPSFLNEAYLHILCNSKDITYNLRSYDFHIYNDYYAKNYQTSANSLNKNLLNVQLLNIKAAGNSAEDTLIGIKHVVENMPKFYANYSLKDILNLNQNRNQTAIIVSTGPSLTKQLELLRRVQPYAIIISADASYPILKQNNLKPDFVTTMERIELSGKFFDTQVSQFDNGITFVVSSLIHPNTIKLLNGRDVAFAHKPLRFEYALQEDSKNYMCKGPSTAHFAFDLAIDLGCKQIIFIGQDLAMASDGTTHAKGMVLGETSPTISSKEYEPNITTVLGYGGKTYVKSIKTWDLFREYFEMMIDTLSSYTDVKVYNATEGGSRIKGTIEKPFKELVDEIISKNIEKILVKPEPISTQDSQIKLAKQKEIIENFIKVGKERNELIKELFKRISKLVESADRDLAANKEPRYAKFYELKDRIDRLKATLDADKSFGDLYMYTAYNFCVHQELEFTAMMVRPEANKNERDKKIFEYVRQHGYYFFSLAGMIETTIDTLQNALDGWEV from the coding sequence TTGCTAGAGAATAAAAATCATAAAAAGATTGTAGTATTTGAACCAGAATTAGAGATATTTTTTATAGTTTTTCATCTAAATGACTTTAGTAAAGATATAAAAGATGATAGATTTTTGACCTTTTGTCCTAGTTTTTTAAATGAAGCCTACTTGCATATACTTTGCAATTCAAAAGATATTACCTACAATCTTAGAAGCTATGACTTTCATATCTATAATGATTACTATGCTAAAAATTATCAAACAAGTGCTAACTCTTTAAATAAAAACTTGTTAAATGTACAGCTTTTAAATATTAAAGCAGCTGGTAATTCTGCAGAAGATACGCTAATAGGAATCAAGCATGTAGTAGAAAATATGCCTAAATTTTATGCTAATTATAGCTTAAAAGATATTTTAAATTTAAATCAAAATCGCAATCAAACAGCCATCATAGTCTCTACAGGACCTAGTCTAACTAAGCAACTTGAGCTTTTAAGAAGAGTCCAACCATATGCTATTATCATATCTGCTGATGCTTCATATCCGATTTTAAAACAAAATAATCTAAAACCAGACTTTGTTACTACTATGGAGAGAATAGAACTTAGTGGGAAATTTTTTGATACTCAAGTAAGTCAATTTGATAATGGCATAACATTTGTAGTAAGTTCGCTTATTCATCCAAACACCATTAAGCTTTTAAATGGCAGAGATGTGGCTTTTGCTCATAAGCCTTTAAGATTTGAATATGCATTGCAAGAAGATAGCAAAAACTATATGTGTAAAGGACCAAGTACGGCTCACTTTGCATTTGATTTAGCTATTGATCTAGGGTGTAAGCAAATAATATTTATAGGTCAAGATTTAGCTATGGCAAGCGATGGAACTACACATGCTAAGGGAATGGTATTGGGCGAGACTTCACCTACTATCTCATCTAAAGAGTATGAGCCAAATATCACTACAGTCTTAGGATATGGTGGTAAAACTTATGTTAAATCTATTAAGACTTGGGATCTATTTAGAGAGTATTTTGAAATGATGATAGATACGCTTAGTTCATATACTGATGTTAAGGTATATAATGCCACTGAGGGTGGATCTAGAATAAAAGGAACTATAGAAAAGCCTTTTAAAGAGCTTGTAGATGAAATCATATCTAAAAACATAGAAAAAATATTAGTAAAACCTGAGCCAATCTCAACCCAAGATAGTCAGATCAAACTAGCTAAACAAAAAGAGATTATAGAGAATTTCATCAAAGTTGGCAAGGAAAGAAACGAGCTGATAAAAGAGCTATTTAAAAGAATTAGCAAATTAGTAGAGAGTGCTGATAGAGATTTAGCCGCTAACAAAGAGCCGCGATATGCCAAATTCTACGAGCTAAAAGATAGAATTGATCGCTTAAAGGCTACATTAGACGCTGATAAGAGCTTTGGCGATTTATATATGTATACTGCGTATAACTTTTGCGTGCATCAAGAGCTTGAATTTACTGCTATGATGGTGCGTCCTGAAGCCAACAAAAATGAGCGTGATAAGAAAATTTTTGAGTATGTGCGTCAGCATGGATACTACTTCTTTAGCCTAGCTGGAATGATAGAAACTACAATTGATACGCTACAAAATGCACTTGATGGGTGGGAGGTTTAG